The following are encoded in a window of Penicillium oxalicum strain HP7-1 chromosome II, whole genome shotgun sequence genomic DNA:
- a CDS encoding Aminotransferase lcsP: MFPPPPAALDWKDIGFKVRDVNGHVECHYSQSGNGQWSAPRFVRSPYLSIHGMAPGLNYGQQVYEGLKAFRHADNSKITIFRPDRNAKRMQKSAEVVSIPPVPEDLFLDCVRLAVGANAEFVPPFESGAAMYVRPLLFGSSAQLGLTPPDGYTLAVFVMPTGVYHGASAVDALILEDFDRSAPFGTGNAKVGGNYAPVLRHSDRARREGFGITLHLDSATRSEIDEFSTSAFIGVKRMGEGVTVVLPDSRNAIDSVTAASVGDIARHLGYQVERRPVRYEELSQFDEVIAAGTAAALVPVRSITMRSQGDKFGYICGDEAQGGEICVKLLQTLRGIQSGSMADPMGWNYEVTAPPKEWMEEGAEQKVDQSGTTVP, translated from the exons ATGTTTCCACCACCCCCCGCCGCGCTCGATTGGAAAGACATTGGATTCAAAGTCCGTGATG TCAACGGCCATGTGGAATGTCATTACTCCCAGTCGGGCAATGGCCAGTGGTCCGCTCCTCGATTCGTGCGCTCTCCGTACCTCTCGATTCATGGGATGGCCCCCGGTCTCAACTACGGCCAACAGGTCTACGAGGGTCTGAAGGCGTTCCGTCACGCCGACAACAGCAAGATCACCATCTTCCGACCCGATCGAAATGCCAAACGCATGCAGAAATCCGCCGAGGTCGTCTCCATCCCTCCCGTGCCCGAGGATCTCTTCCTCGACTGTGTGCGACTGGCGGTCGGGGCCAATGCCGAATTTGTGCCTCCCTTCGAGTCTGGTGCCGCCATGTACGTTCGACCGCTCCTGTTCGGATCCTCCGCCCAGCTGGGTCTGACCCCTCCGGATGGCTATACGCTGGCGGTGTTTGTGATGCCGACGGGGGTGTATCACGGGGCGAGTGCGGTGGATGCGTTGATCCTGGAGGACTTTGATCGCTCGGCACCTTTTGGCACGGGCAATGCCAAGGTGGGGGGCAACTATGCGCCCGTTCTCCGACACAGTGATCGCGCTCGTCGGGAAGGGTTCGGGATCACCTTGCACCTGGACAGCGCGACCCGGAGCGAGATCGACGAGTTTTCCACCTCCGCCTTTATCGGCGTGAAGCGGATGGGGGAGGGAGTGACTGTGGTGCTGCCGGATAGTCGCAATGCGATCGACTCGGTGACGGCCGCATCAGTGGGTGACATTGCTCGCCATCTCGGCTATCAGGTGGAGAGGCGACCGGTGCGTTACGAAGAGTTGAGTCAATTCGACGAGGTGATTGCCGCGGGGACGGCGGCGGCCCTCGTGCCGGTCCGGAGCATCACGATGCGCTCCCAGGGCGACAAGTTCGGATACATCTGTGGCGACGAGGCGCAAGGTGGCGAGATCTGTGTCAAACTGCTGCAGACTCTGCGCGGCATTCAGTCGGGCTCGATGGCCGATCCGATGGGTTGGAACTATGAGGTGACGGCGCCGCCGAAGGAGTGGATGGAAGAGGGGGCGGAACAAAAGGTCGATCAAAGTGGAACGACGGTTCCTTGA